A genomic segment from Bryobacteraceae bacterium encodes:
- a CDS encoding TonB-dependent receptor, protein MTRTLVGGLFVLVAAYPQSAPAPAPAAPAAKPVTPASTGMQSTGMRNENVAINPIDNNAIKEANVRVGATTTLITEPRIEAGYYATEFGRPAGSTSVLGPQPRFTPWRGDVFAAHQNSVFNARAFFQVGDVKPSRRNNWGGRASGQIGRATFLTLSGQQRKVRGMVNGNVLVPLASERTPLATDPAVRAYVQRLIDAFPTELPNRPDFDPRALNTNAPQRIDELSANARLDHDAGRLGRFSIFHDLRRNHLDNFQLVAGQNPDADVHSHRGQITWRLAPSAATEAAFGFTFNRTRTELVAEPNAVPTRTRFGFQIQELGPDSEFPVHRASNSFRYGAVVSTRLGAQHRFQWGVDLTRNQLNGIESASSRGYMSFTNNFGRPAIQNFLLGTPAFYEVTIGEFARGFRNWSANGFFADNVRVNPRLQVTFGLRYNLVTGPTEVDGYHSKLYNCDCNNFSPRFALAWQAGWGWVTRLSYTASFAEIPQVTYQQVRFNLPYVRYLQVQNPDLLNPLSGVDLSAGGRSSPTFLASDLVSPYAHQATFALERRIPSGALLRLGYTGSRSVKLLSALIQNRAQPREGIPLTLATVDERRADPRYFETRNIVNAGIGTFHAGQASLDLPVFHGLRGDIAYTFSKAIDDGVDFSGTAANGDMNRGRAQSEFNALPDRRSLSSFDSPHAMMATYSYDLPRHARGRLAWLLDNWQVAGVVLAKTGTPLTLYIGSDAPGFGNVDGGPSDRPNILDPSILGMTIPHPDIASAILTRDRFAYITPGEPRGNLSRNAFRKARIANWNAALTKQWHWGGRQEYQTQLRAEVFNLTNTPQFDEPQRNLSSPSFGRITNTLNDGRAFQISLRLFL, encoded by the coding sequence TTGACCCGCACACTCGTCGGCGGCCTGTTCGTCCTCGTCGCCGCCTATCCCCAGTCGGCCCCGGCGCCCGCACCAGCCGCTCCCGCGGCCAAGCCCGTCACACCAGCCTCGACGGGCATGCAATCCACCGGCATGCGCAACGAGAACGTGGCCATCAACCCCATCGACAACAACGCCATCAAGGAAGCGAATGTCCGCGTCGGCGCCACCACCACGCTCATCACAGAGCCACGCATCGAGGCCGGTTACTACGCCACCGAGTTCGGCCGCCCCGCCGGATCCACCTCCGTTCTCGGCCCCCAGCCGCGGTTCACGCCCTGGCGCGGCGACGTCTTCGCCGCCCACCAGAACAGTGTGTTCAACGCCCGCGCGTTCTTCCAGGTGGGTGACGTTAAGCCCTCGCGGCGTAACAATTGGGGCGGACGCGCCTCGGGCCAGATCGGCCGCGCCACGTTTCTCACGCTCAGCGGCCAGCAGCGCAAGGTCCGCGGCATGGTGAACGGCAACGTGCTCGTCCCGCTGGCGAGTGAGCGCACCCCGCTCGCCACCGATCCCGCCGTGCGCGCCTACGTCCAGCGCCTCATCGACGCTTTCCCCACCGAACTCCCCAACCGGCCCGACTTCGACCCCCGCGCGCTCAACACCAACGCGCCCCAGCGCATCGACGAGCTTTCCGCCAATGCCCGCCTCGATCACGACGCCGGCCGCCTCGGCCGCTTCTCGATCTTTCACGATCTCCGCCGCAACCACCTCGACAACTTCCAGCTCGTCGCCGGCCAGAATCCCGACGCCGACGTCCACTCTCATCGCGGGCAGATCACCTGGCGTCTCGCGCCCTCCGCCGCCACCGAAGCCGCCTTCGGATTCACCTTCAATCGCACCCGGACCGAACTGGTCGCCGAGCCGAACGCGGTCCCCACGCGGACGCGATTCGGATTTCAGATTCAGGAACTCGGCCCCGACAGCGAATTTCCCGTCCACCGCGCCTCGAACTCATTCCGCTACGGCGCCGTAGTCTCCACGCGCCTCGGCGCGCAGCATCGTTTCCAGTGGGGCGTGGACCTCACGCGGAATCAACTGAACGGCATCGAATCGGCCAGTTCCCGCGGCTACATGAGTTTCACGAACAACTTCGGACGCCCGGCTATCCAGAATTTTCTGCTCGGCACGCCGGCCTTCTACGAGGTAACCATTGGCGAGTTCGCCCGCGGCTTCCGCAACTGGTCCGCCAACGGCTTCTTCGCCGACAACGTCCGCGTGAACCCGCGCCTCCAGGTCACCTTCGGCCTTCGCTACAACCTCGTCACCGGGCCCACCGAAGTCGACGGCTACCACTCGAAGCTCTACAACTGCGACTGCAACAACTTCAGCCCTCGCTTCGCCCTCGCCTGGCAAGCCGGTTGGGGTTGGGTCACGCGGCTTTCCTACACCGCCTCGTTCGCTGAGATCCCGCAGGTCACCTATCAGCAGGTGCGATTCAATCTCCCTTACGTGCGCTACCTCCAGGTGCAGAATCCGGATCTGCTCAACCCGCTCTCGGGCGTTGATCTCTCCGCCGGCGGCCGCAGTTCGCCGACATTCCTCGCCTCCGATCTTGTTTCGCCCTACGCGCATCAAGCCACGTTCGCGCTCGAAAGGCGCATCCCGTCGGGCGCCCTGCTCCGCCTCGGCTACACCGGCAGCCGTTCGGTGAAGCTGCTGAGCGCGCTCATCCAGAACCGCGCGCAGCCGCGCGAAGGGATTCCGCTGACCCTCGCCACTGTTGACGAGCGCCGCGCCGACCCACGCTACTTCGAAACCCGCAATATCGTCAACGCGGGAATCGGCACGTTCCACGCCGGCCAGGCATCGCTCGATCTTCCCGTTTTTCACGGGCTCCGCGGCGACATCGCCTACACGTTCTCCAAGGCGATCGACGATGGCGTCGACTTCTCCGGCACCGCCGCCAACGGCGACATGAATCGCGGCCGCGCGCAGAGCGAGTTCAACGCGCTGCCGGACCGCCGGAGCCTCAGCTCCTTCGACTCGCCGCACGCCATGATGGCCACGTACTCCTATGACCTTCCTCGGCACGCCCGCGGCCGCCTGGCGTGGCTGCTCGACAACTGGCAGGTGGCCGGCGTCGTACTAGCCAAGACCGGTACTCCGCTCACCCTCTACATCGGCTCCGACGCGCCCGGCTTCGGCAACGTGGACGGGGGCCCGAGCGATCGTCCGAACATTCTCGATCCGTCCATCCTCGGGATGACAATTCCCCACCCCGACATCGCGTCGGCTATCCTCACCCGCGACCGGTTCGCCTACATCACGCCCGGCGAGCCGCGCGGCAACCTCTCTCGCAATGCCTTCCGCAAGGCCCGTATCGCCAACTGGAACGCCGCGCTCACCAAGCAGTGGCACTGGGGCGGACGCCAGGAATATCAAACTCAACTGCGCGCCGAGGTTTTCAATCTCACCAACACGCCGCAGTTCGACGAGCCGCAACGCAACCTGAGTTCGCCCTCCTTCGGGCGAATCACGAATACCCTCAACGACGGCCGGGCTTTTCAAATCAGCCTGCGCCTTTTTCTATGA
- a CDS encoding cellulose binding domain-containing protein: MTRISCVYTLGLALAMAGPAAAQDPGVTLSYRTTSDWGTGFNGQVTLLNGGSVPVRGWVLEFDFSRRIDSIWDARVVERTGTRYRIASAGWNDAIEIGASVSFGFTGSPGEVGDGPSNVRVSAGGAVTPGGEQSVSGATAAVAIRETGRWAGGYSATATITNLSAAQEIRRWTLRLGLDAGIDSAWGAQHRLEDAVHEFTADAVTEAIAPRSSVVIGFTGSGNLETVRVGACTLNGGECTVTVAKFAAQIPRPPIAVEGDQDGLPVTQWVLTPGPRAYRLSSSAAGAVYRAVSSNPAVARAIVAQDILTVDALEPGRAFVRIDDLTTGASRAVGVRVDKSEDEATRLPPYVALGSVSEDTADHLAFWTAIEPGPRNKRVDARYIYLNGGPVNGWDTWGNGPGSRAANFIRNSRARGMIPFFVFYNIPDGAESYERDLEHAQSLDYMTAYFANLRLFLDIVRRESPDDMVGVILEPDFLGYLAQNAARPAAEIPAATAGVYRSGVLGDDDPVFPDSVRGLVEAINYVISKHAPNVYFGWQMNLWASPPGGYTTSIPGRGIIRKTDEVGIEAGRQAIVLEAAAITRYYLEAGIATHGAGFVSIDKYGLDAGAEPGAGDDPAKSIWFWNAGHWHNYLWFVRSIFETAELPVVLWQLPVGRINATLAKNPYDPSGRFQALGNTHRSFEDSAATFFFGDRFEATGPRGEYFAADGSGDEGVTAGEGVVNWRGHMKDAADAGVRLMLFGAGVGASTSSVGDPPSDGYWWIVKAQQYFSNGPEPLKP; encoded by the coding sequence GTGACTCGCATCTCGTGTGTCTACACGCTTGGTTTGGCGCTCGCCATGGCCGGACCCGCCGCAGCTCAAGACCCTGGAGTGACGTTGTCCTACAGGACCACGTCGGACTGGGGCACCGGCTTCAATGGGCAGGTGACGCTGTTGAACGGCGGGTCCGTACCGGTGCGCGGATGGGTGCTGGAGTTTGATTTCTCGCGGCGAATCGACAGCATCTGGGACGCGCGCGTCGTTGAACGAACCGGTACGCGATACCGGATCGCCTCGGCCGGCTGGAACGACGCCATCGAGATAGGCGCAAGCGTGTCCTTCGGGTTCACCGGCTCGCCGGGAGAGGTCGGCGATGGTCCCTCGAACGTCCGCGTATCGGCAGGCGGCGCCGTGACGCCGGGGGGCGAGCAGTCTGTTTCCGGGGCGACGGCCGCGGTGGCGATCCGCGAGACGGGCCGGTGGGCGGGGGGCTACTCGGCCACCGCCACGATCACGAATCTGAGCGCCGCGCAGGAGATACGACGCTGGACGCTGCGGCTTGGTCTCGATGCCGGGATTGACTCGGCATGGGGAGCCCAGCACCGCTTGGAAGATGCCGTCCACGAGTTCACGGCCGATGCGGTTACCGAGGCGATAGCGCCACGCTCGTCGGTGGTGATCGGCTTTACCGGCTCGGGCAATCTCGAAACCGTGCGAGTTGGGGCATGCACCCTGAATGGCGGGGAATGCACCGTGACGGTGGCGAAGTTCGCGGCTCAGATACCGCGGCCGCCGATCGCGGTGGAGGGCGACCAGGATGGCCTGCCGGTCACTCAGTGGGTGTTGACGCCAGGGCCGCGCGCGTACCGGCTTTCGAGTTCCGCTGCCGGAGCGGTCTACCGGGCCGTCTCGAGCAACCCCGCCGTCGCCCGGGCCATCGTTGCGCAGGACATATTGACGGTGGACGCCTTGGAGCCAGGCCGCGCCTTCGTCCGGATCGACGACCTCACCACCGGCGCGTCGAGAGCCGTGGGCGTTCGGGTCGACAAAAGCGAGGACGAAGCCACTCGACTTCCGCCCTATGTGGCGCTTGGGTCGGTGAGCGAAGACACGGCCGACCATCTCGCCTTCTGGACGGCGATCGAGCCGGGGCCGCGAAACAAGCGGGTAGACGCGCGGTATATCTATCTCAACGGCGGCCCGGTGAACGGTTGGGACACGTGGGGCAACGGGCCCGGAAGCCGGGCGGCGAACTTCATCCGCAACAGCCGCGCGCGGGGGATGATTCCTTTCTTCGTCTTCTACAACATCCCCGACGGCGCCGAGAGCTATGAGCGGGACCTTGAACACGCCCAAAGCCTCGACTACATGACGGCGTACTTCGCCAACCTCCGGCTATTTCTCGACATCGTGCGCCGGGAGTCCCCCGACGACATGGTGGGGGTGATCCTGGAGCCCGACTTCCTGGGCTACCTGGCGCAGAACGCGGCCAGGCCGGCGGCTGAGATCCCAGCGGCCACCGCCGGCGTCTACCGCAGCGGTGTGCTGGGCGACGACGATCCGGTGTTTCCCGATAGTGTCCGCGGCCTGGTCGAGGCCATCAACTATGTCATTTCCAAGCACGCTCCCAACGTCTACTTCGGTTGGCAGATGAACCTGTGGGCGTCGCCGCCGGGCGGGTACACGACGTCGATTCCAGGGCGCGGAATCATCCGCAAGACGGACGAAGTGGGAATCGAAGCCGGCCGCCAGGCGATCGTGCTCGAAGCGGCGGCAATCACGCGCTACTACCTCGAGGCAGGCATCGCAACCCATGGCGCGGGGTTCGTATCTATCGATAAATACGGGCTCGACGCCGGCGCCGAACCGGGCGCGGGGGACGATCCGGCCAAGTCCATCTGGTTCTGGAACGCCGGCCATTGGCACAACTATCTTTGGTTCGTTCGCTCGATTTTCGAGACCGCGGAATTGCCCGTTGTGTTGTGGCAACTGCCGGTGGGACGGATCAACGCGACGCTGGCGAAGAATCCCTACGACCCTTCCGGCCGGTTCCAGGCGCTGGGAAACACGCACCGCTCGTTCGAAGACTCGGCGGCGACGTTCTTCTTCGGGGACCGCTTCGAGGCTACCGGGCCGCGCGGCGAGTACTTCGCCGCGGACGGCTCCGGGGACGAAGGCGTCACCGCGGGCGAAGGCGTAGTCAACTGGCGCGGACACATGAAAGACGCCGCCGACGCCGGTGTCCGCCTGATGCTTTTCGGCGCCGGCGTGGGCGCAAGTACTTCGAGCGTTGGCGATCCACCCTCCGATGGCTACTGGTGGATCGTGAAGGCGCAGCAATATTTTTCCAACGGGCCGGAACCGCTCAAGCCGTAG
- a CDS encoding aminotransferase class V-fold PLP-dependent enzyme: protein MKPSRRRILKAGAIAPALTAAAPAASAALTAQSSSPLYASLGVKPVINGVGVVTVLGGSIMPPEVVRAMQDAGQFFIPLPDLERKVGARLAELLQAPAAMVTCGAASAIAVGTAACFSLGDAKRLRSLPSRDNIRYEVIQQKTHRSGYEHQMELCGARVVTVETADEMEKAINDRTGMAFFLNKAENLGRISSDEFIRIAKKRNIPTMNDAASDATPKGNLFKYTKQGFDLVIFSGGKALRGPQASGLLLGRKDLIEAAYPAMSPYGGIGRGMKVGKEELCGLLAAVERYLKVDHDAEWKVLEGRVADIRKDLNGVSGVTTERHIPEIANEVPHVAIDFDEARRGITSQQVLEKLEAGDPPIRIQRRGEGKLLISVWMMRGDEHRIVGRRLREIFA, encoded by the coding sequence ATGAAGCCATCCCGCCGTCGAATACTCAAGGCCGGCGCCATCGCGCCCGCTCTCACCGCCGCCGCACCCGCCGCATCCGCCGCACTCACCGCGCAATCCTCCTCACCGCTCTACGCCTCGCTCGGTGTAAAGCCGGTCATCAACGGCGTCGGAGTCGTCACCGTGCTGGGTGGTTCCATCATGCCGCCGGAGGTTGTACGCGCGATGCAGGATGCCGGCCAGTTCTTCATTCCGCTCCCCGATCTCGAACGCAAAGTCGGCGCGCGCCTCGCGGAGTTGCTGCAGGCCCCGGCTGCGATGGTCACCTGCGGCGCGGCTTCGGCGATCGCGGTCGGCACTGCCGCCTGCTTCTCGCTCGGCGACGCCAAGCGTCTGCGCTCGCTGCCCTCCCGCGACAACATCCGCTACGAAGTGATCCAACAAAAGACGCACCGCTCCGGCTACGAACACCAGATGGAGCTGTGCGGCGCTCGCGTCGTCACCGTCGAGACCGCCGACGAAATGGAGAAGGCGATCAACGACCGGACCGGCATGGCCTTCTTCCTCAACAAAGCCGAGAACCTCGGCAGGATTTCCTCCGACGAGTTCATCCGGATCGCCAAGAAGCGCAACATCCCCACGATGAACGACGCCGCCTCCGACGCCACACCCAAGGGCAATCTCTTCAAGTACACGAAACAGGGCTTCGACCTCGTCATCTTCTCCGGAGGCAAGGCGCTTCGCGGTCCGCAGGCCTCCGGTTTGCTGCTCGGCCGCAAGGATCTGATTGAGGCCGCTTATCCGGCCATGTCCCCCTATGGCGGCATCGGCCGCGGCATGAAGGTCGGCAAGGAAGAACTCTGCGGACTCCTCGCCGCCGTCGAACGCTATCTGAAGGTCGACCACGACGCCGAGTGGAAGGTCCTCGAAGGCCGCGTCGCCGATATCCGCAAGGATCTCAACGGTGTCTCCGGCGTCACCACCGAACGCCACATCCCCGAGATCGCCAACGAAGTGCCGCACGTCGCGATCGATTTCGATGAGGCCAGGCGCGGCATCACGTCACAGCAGGTGCTCGAAAAGCTCGAAGCCGGCGACCCGCCCATTCGCATCCAGCGCCGCGGCGAAGGCAAGCTCCTCATCTCTGTTTGGATGATGCGAGGCGACGAACACCGCATCGTCGGACGCCGGCTGCGCGAGATCTTCGCTTGA
- a CDS encoding protein phosphatase 2C domain-containing protein yields MLESFGTSDPGCVRTNNEDSFFIDPHMGLYLVADGMGGAQAGETASQMAVETVADYVRTAPERDEETLIQAFSAAHRNVLQAASSVTHLNGMGTTLIGVLEVKSELQIASVGDSRAYLFENGQLQVITEDQTWANEMGRRIGLDDAQLRVHPMRHVLTMAIGVEAALRVNSYLVRPAPGCVILLCSDGLHGVLQPDAIAQILSSNGSLNDKAAQLIAAAREAGGPDNVTAVLLRRTA; encoded by the coding sequence ATGCTCGAATCTTTTGGGACGTCCGACCCGGGCTGTGTCCGGACCAACAACGAAGACTCGTTCTTCATCGACCCGCACATGGGGCTCTATCTCGTCGCCGACGGGATGGGCGGTGCGCAGGCCGGCGAGACCGCGTCGCAGATGGCTGTGGAGACGGTCGCCGACTACGTGCGCACCGCTCCCGAACGCGATGAAGAAACGCTGATCCAGGCGTTCAGCGCCGCCCACCGCAACGTGCTGCAAGCGGCGTCGTCGGTAACCCACCTGAACGGGATGGGCACTACGCTGATCGGTGTGCTCGAAGTGAAAAGCGAACTCCAGATCGCGAGCGTGGGCGACTCGCGCGCGTATCTGTTCGAGAACGGCCAGCTCCAGGTGATTACCGAGGACCAGACGTGGGCGAACGAAATGGGCCGGCGCATCGGCCTCGACGACGCCCAACTCCGCGTCCATCCCATGCGTCACGTGCTGACGATGGCCATCGGCGTGGAGGCCGCTCTCCGCGTGAACTCCTACCTCGTCCGCCCTGCTCCCGGCTGCGTCATCCTCCTTTGCTCCGACGGTCTACACGGCGTGCTCCAGCCAGACGCGATCGCGCAGATTCTCAGCAGCAACGGCTCGTTGAACGATAAAGCCGCTCAATTGATCGCCGCGGCGCGAGAAGCTGGCGGTCCGGACAACGTCACCGCCGTTCTACTTCGAAGAACCGCCTGA
- a CDS encoding cytochrome c has protein sequence MWTRSALALVLFASMAVAQRSGRYGLGRTPNADEVGAWDISVLPDGKGLPAGGGTAAEGKEVYDSKCKRCHGDDAKGGDEAALTGGKNTLRTPKPLKTVGSYWPYATTLFDYVRRAMPFKNPGTLSNDQVYAVSAYILELNGIIKAGDRMDAKTLPKVLMPNRNGFVPDTRPDTLVRRP, from the coding sequence ATGTGGACGCGTAGCGCGCTGGCGTTGGTGCTGTTCGCGTCGATGGCCGTCGCCCAGCGCTCCGGCCGCTACGGCCTGGGGCGGACTCCGAACGCCGATGAAGTTGGCGCGTGGGACATTTCCGTGCTCCCGGATGGCAAAGGGCTCCCCGCCGGGGGCGGCACGGCGGCCGAGGGCAAGGAAGTGTACGACTCAAAGTGCAAACGCTGCCACGGCGACGACGCCAAGGGCGGCGACGAAGCCGCGCTCACTGGCGGCAAGAACACGCTGCGCACCCCAAAGCCGCTCAAGACGGTAGGGAGTTACTGGCCCTATGCCACGACGTTGTTCGACTACGTGCGGCGGGCGATGCCGTTCAAGAATCCGGGGACGCTTTCGAATGACCAGGTCTATGCGGTCTCGGCCTACATCCTGGAACTGAACGGAATCATCAAGGCCGGGGACCGGATGGATGCCAAGACGCTGCCGAAGGTGCTAATGCCGAACCGCAACGGATTCGTCCCCGATACGCGCCCGGACACGCTGGTCCGTCGGCCATAA
- the soxC gene encoding sulfite dehydrogenase: protein MRAEKPERRKFLRLAALTGTLASCNKAPDGGTATQGAAEDEPSQLGKPVRAYGERSPHEKPARLLPDVRNPEIASSRSPLASQYGIITPAALHFERHHSGVPDLTPETHQLMIHGMVDRPLMFTVAELKRLPSESRIHFVECAGNSGSEWGPKTAPDVQRSHGLASCSEWTGVPLRILLEEAGLQRGAQWLIAEGADACKMSRSVPLYKALGDAMVVYGQNGEALRPEQGYPLRLLAPGWEGNINVKWLRRLKVVDRPGYTKDETSKYTELLGNGRARIFTFVMDAKSIITYPSGGHKLEKAGFYEINGLAWSGRGRIVRVEVSTDGGRSWQAARLQGPALPMAFTRFTLPWNWNGAETQIVSRAIDEIGYVQPTRNDLVAVRGTNSNYHCNATKAWRIMNDGSVRNVDA from the coding sequence ATGAGAGCGGAAAAACCCGAGCGGCGCAAGTTCCTGCGTCTTGCCGCCTTGACCGGTACACTGGCGTCCTGCAACAAGGCTCCCGATGGCGGAACGGCAACGCAGGGCGCCGCCGAAGACGAGCCAAGCCAACTCGGCAAACCGGTGCGAGCCTATGGCGAACGGTCGCCGCACGAGAAGCCCGCCCGGCTGCTGCCGGATGTCCGCAACCCGGAGATCGCCTCCTCGCGCTCACCCCTCGCTTCGCAGTACGGAATCATCACTCCGGCCGCGCTGCACTTCGAACGGCATCACAGCGGCGTACCGGACCTTACGCCCGAAACGCACCAGTTGATGATCCACGGAATGGTGGACCGGCCGCTTATGTTCACCGTGGCCGAACTGAAACGACTGCCTTCTGAGTCCCGTATCCACTTCGTGGAATGCGCCGGCAACAGCGGCAGCGAGTGGGGACCGAAGACCGCGCCGGATGTCCAGCGGTCGCACGGCCTGGCAAGCTGTTCGGAATGGACCGGCGTTCCGCTGCGGATTCTGCTAGAGGAAGCCGGCCTTCAGCGCGGCGCGCAATGGTTGATCGCCGAGGGCGCCGACGCCTGCAAGATGTCGCGCAGCGTCCCACTCTACAAGGCGCTCGGCGACGCGATGGTGGTCTACGGGCAAAATGGCGAGGCGCTACGGCCGGAACAGGGCTACCCGCTCCGGCTGCTGGCGCCGGGCTGGGAAGGCAACATCAACGTCAAGTGGCTGCGGCGGCTCAAGGTGGTGGACCGGCCCGGCTACACCAAGGACGAAACTTCCAAATACACCGAACTGCTTGGGAACGGCAGAGCGCGCATCTTCACGTTCGTGATGGACGCGAAGTCCATCATCACCTATCCCTCGGGCGGACATAAGCTCGAGAAGGCGGGCTTCTACGAGATCAACGGATTGGCCTGGAGCGGTCGCGGCCGAATCGTGCGCGTCGAGGTTTCCACCGACGGCGGGCGATCCTGGCAGGCGGCGCGGCTTCAAGGACCCGCCCTCCCGATGGCCTTCACGCGGTTTACTCTGCCCTGGAACTGGAACGGAGCCGAAACGCAGATCGTATCGAGAGCGATCGACGAAATCGGCTATGTCCAACCGACGCGCAACGATCTGGTTGCCGTTCGTGGAACCAACTCCAACTACCACTGCAACGCGACCAAGGCGTGGCGGATCATGAACGACGGGAGCGTGCGCAATGTGGACGCGTAG
- a CDS encoding choice-of-anchor D domain-containing protein, whose amino-acid sequence MIRALALAALLSAPLAAQLTLYTVSADGVETPVTADLLDLGAAHPGDVADTRFRIRNHTAANIPLTTLRVAGEGFSLQGQPTLPVMVIPATAPATNVDFRVRFRPTGPGVYSATFQVNDRAVLVRAIGRDGITLLGPNGSPIAADQAYDFGRVEAGSSSEQRFTIRNNTAGPLFVVSIAISGDAFTIVSPPSLPAKLDAGTEIPLTLRFAPTRAGIPAATLTIDARTFRLQGFASSPAVADAIVDLPATAVSAKQIPVAIRLAAPAPIDVTATVVIGFRSAIEGYTDDAAIQFVPAASRTATVTIPRGEQVARWGRDALTQTMLQTGTTAGDITVRVTINDKPVDARLTVAPTGPVIDTVTVVRGANGIEITADGFDNSRTVSELRFTFYDASGARLAEPLAAAVGDQFTRYFRESTLGGLFRLSTRVPIVSGDASGVAGVEIELRNALAAASTGRLRF is encoded by the coding sequence ATGATCCGTGCTCTGGCCCTTGCCGCCCTGCTCAGCGCGCCGCTGGCCGCGCAACTCACCTTGTACACGGTTTCGGCCGACGGCGTCGAGACGCCCGTGACGGCTGACCTGCTCGACCTCGGCGCCGCCCACCCCGGCGATGTCGCCGATACCCGCTTCCGCATCCGCAATCACACCGCCGCCAACATCCCGCTGACCACTCTCCGCGTCGCGGGCGAGGGCTTCTCGCTCCAAGGCCAGCCAACTCTCCCGGTAATGGTCATCCCGGCGACCGCGCCAGCCACCAACGTCGACTTCCGCGTCCGCTTCCGCCCTACCGGCCCCGGCGTCTACAGCGCGACCTTTCAGGTGAACGACCGCGCGGTTCTCGTTCGCGCTATTGGCCGCGACGGCATCACGCTACTCGGTCCCAACGGCTCACCGATCGCCGCGGACCAGGCGTACGATTTCGGCCGTGTGGAAGCCGGCTCCTCCTCCGAGCAGCGATTCACGATTCGCAACAACACGGCCGGTCCGCTCTTCGTCGTGTCCATCGCCATCTCCGGCGATGCCTTCACCATTGTCTCCCCGCCTTCCCTTCCCGCAAAGCTCGACGCCGGTACGGAGATCCCGCTCACGCTTCGCTTCGCGCCCACTCGAGCCGGCATACCGGCGGCCACGCTCACCATCGACGCGCGTACGTTCCGCTTGCAGGGATTCGCCAGTTCCCCGGCGGTTGCCGACGCCATCGTCGACCTGCCGGCCACCGCCGTCAGCGCCAAACAGATCCCTGTGGCCATCCGGCTGGCCGCACCCGCGCCCATCGACGTAACAGCCACGGTGGTGATCGGCTTCCGTTCCGCGATCGAGGGCTACACCGACGATGCGGCGATTCAGTTCGTGCCAGCCGCCTCGCGCACCGCCACCGTCACGATACCGAGAGGCGAGCAGGTTGCTCGCTGGGGCCGGGACGCGCTTACGCAAACGATGTTGCAAACCGGCACCACGGCCGGCGACATCACCGTCCGGGTCACGATCAACGACAAGCCGGTGGATGCGCGGCTCACCGTGGCTCCGACGGGACCGGTTATCGACACAGTCACTGTGGTGCGCGGAGCGAACGGAATCGAAATCACCGCCGACGGCTTCGACAATTCGAGGACCGTCTCCGAGCTTCGATTCACCTTCTACGACGCCTCCGGCGCGAGGCTCGCCGAACCGCTGGCGGCTGCCGTCGGCGATCAGTTCACGCGCTACTTCCGCGAGTCGACGCTGGGTGGGCTGTTCCGGCTCTCGACGCGTGTTCCGATCGTATCGGGAGATGCAAGCGGGGTGGCCGGGGTCGAGATCGAGCTTCGCAACGCCCTCGCCGCGGCATCCACGGGCCGCCTGCGGTTCTGA